From one Syntrophorhabdus sp. genomic stretch:
- a CDS encoding methyltransferase: MRDTVGKDETLDILCNEELRIIQKNRGYRFSIDAILLAAFVVLKKHERLLDIGSGCGIIPIYIAKKGFRNEMIGVELQTDLHETAQRNSVMNHCEDHVRFINADINALVRDMRRTPFHVVTSNPPYTKRKSGRTCPERSRFLARNEEALDLEGLVDAASSLLVKKGRFYVIYPARRAGELIHAAASRRLALKRLRAVHPRKDESANLVLAEFTKDGGVGAVIERPLYVYDGDATSAEVNEYYSFGD, translated from the coding sequence ATGCGTGACACCGTCGGAAAAGACGAGACGCTCGACATCCTCTGCAACGAAGAACTGCGGATCATTCAGAAAAATAGGGGATACCGGTTCTCCATCGACGCGATCCTGCTCGCCGCCTTCGTGGTCCTGAAAAAGCATGAAAGGCTGTTGGATATCGGTTCCGGTTGTGGTATCATACCTATCTATATTGCGAAAAAGGGCTTCAGGAACGAGATGATCGGCGTGGAACTTCAGACGGATCTCCATGAGACGGCGCAAAGGAACAGCGTGATGAACCATTGCGAGGACCACGTCCGTTTCATCAATGCCGATATCAACGCCCTTGTTCGGGACATGAGGCGAACACCTTTTCACGTGGTCACCTCCAATCCTCCCTATACAAAACGCAAAAGCGGCAGGACGTGCCCGGAAAGGTCGCGCTTCCTGGCGCGCAACGAGGAGGCCCTCGATCTCGAGGGTCTTGTGGACGCGGCGTCGTCTCTCCTCGTCAAAAAGGGGCGCTTCTACGTCATTTATCCGGCCCGCCGTGCCGGCGAGCTCATCCATGCGGCCGCGTCACGGAGACTGGCGCTTAAGAGGCTGCGCGCCGTCCATCCCCGGAAGGACGAGAGCGCCAACCTTGTCCTTGCCGAATTTACAAAGGACGGCGGCGTCGGGGCCGTCATCGAGAGGCCGCTCTACGTGTATGACGGAGATGCCACCTCCGCGGAAGTTAACGAATACTACTCATTTGGAGACTA